The segment GTTGCAGGGAGGAAAATACTTGAAAACCTTGGGCTTGTGGAGCAGTGCATTGAGTTTGCAGCCAAAAACGACGAGGCAGGGGCGCAGGCAAAGAAGTTCTGCACTGCACTTTGCAAATCTGGCAAGCTAAGTGTTGACAGGAAAAAAGGCAGGCTGGAAATTGAATTGGATTGAAAGTGCCGTATGGCAAAGCTTGGCACAAGGCCAAAACCCAGCGCTGCACGGGTGCAAAACACGCGCCTAATTCAGGTAGGCGTCCTCGACAATGTAGCCTTTGAGCAGTTTTTCTGCCTTTTTGGGCTTGTCGACTTTCAGCGAGTAGAGGGCATGCGTCTTGCTTCTAGTTATGGTGTTGACAATCTCAATGTTTATCCCGTTGTCGGCAAGAATCTTGGCAAGCTTTGAAAGCTCACCTGGGGTGTCGGGTATTTTCACAAGAAGCACGTCCGCAGTAAGAATCTCGTAGTTGTTTGCTGCAAGAACCTCCCTGGCTTTCTTGTCATCAGTCACAAATAGCTGCACAACAGCTTTTGTGCCAACAATGCCGACATTGATTATCTCAATGTTGATTTTTGCCTTTCCAAGCAGGTAGGAAATATCTGCAAGTAACCCAACACGGTCTTCAGCCACTACAATAAGTTGTTTCATGGCACTCCCAGTCCGATATTTGAAGGCTAGGCTTATAATATTTTGTAACAGCTTTTGGGTGTTTTTTTGGCAGTCCCCAAATCTGCCAATCTTGTCAAAGCTTGTATATCTGCAGGTGAGGGACACTGCCAAAATAAATTATATCTTCCTTGGACGCAAGCCTCGCCCCAATGGCAACCTCGACTGATTTTTCACCCACAAGATTTGCGCTTGTTGCCCCGCAAAGAGCCTTGAGCACAAGGCCGCCATCTGCCGCCTCCCCCTTGTAAAAGCCAGCGTAGGCCTTCAGGTCAAGCCTCATCTTGCCGCAGACCAGCACCCTGCCAACCAATTCCC is part of the Candidatus Parvarchaeota archaeon genome and harbors:
- a CDS encoding DUF424 family protein, with amino-acid sequence MYLKVHESAQGKIVAACDRELVGRVLVCGKMRLDLKAYAGFYKGEAADGGLVLKALCGATSANLVGEKSVEVAIGARLASKEDIIYFGSVPHLQIYKL
- a CDS encoding ACT domain-containing protein, with the translated sequence MKQLIVVAEDRVGLLADISYLLGKAKINIEIINVGIVGTKAVVQLFVTDDKKAREVLAANNYEILTADVLLVKIPDTPGELSKLAKILADNGINIEIVNTITRSKTHALYSLKVDKPKKAEKLLKGYIVEDAYLN